Proteins encoded by one window of Streptomyces uncialis:
- a CDS encoding alpha/beta hydrolase yields the protein MIAMALVTAAFAGTTGLAVGNAQVPLNGPPPGTAAWRADRSLGVHLPDPAATTPTGTARFFGTLDDSEREKLAERHPGVVGNLDGAPLDLRYQANRRALLDSRAQQQKQAASRELPVRDRQRARERITRYSELLAPGRRILAFDPRGRGQIAEVHGDLGTARHVSVIVPGSDIDVSTFDRTTDTYGTPSGMAKSLRQAAGGGTAVVAWAGYTTPVGIGPDAATGGLAEAGAPRLSRFVAGLHAVGRPAPTVFCHSYGSVVCGLAAPSLMASDLVVLGSPGMRADSVSDLGTDARVWAAKDDSDWIGKVPNVRFLGLGHGEDPAGPAFGARPVPAHDAHGHTGYFAPGTASLAAFADIATGTGIAGSGLRADTDQGHTRARQEVAS from the coding sequence TTGATCGCGATGGCCCTGGTCACGGCGGCCTTCGCGGGGACCACCGGCCTGGCCGTCGGGAACGCCCAAGTCCCGCTCAACGGGCCACCACCCGGCACCGCCGCATGGCGGGCGGACCGTTCCCTCGGGGTCCACCTGCCTGACCCGGCCGCCACGACTCCCACCGGGACAGCCCGGTTCTTCGGCACGCTGGACGACTCGGAGCGCGAGAAGCTGGCCGAACGACACCCCGGGGTCGTCGGCAACCTCGACGGCGCCCCGCTGGACCTCCGGTACCAGGCGAACAGGCGCGCTCTGCTGGACAGCCGGGCACAGCAGCAGAAGCAGGCGGCGAGCCGGGAACTTCCGGTCCGGGACCGCCAGCGGGCCCGGGAACGGATCACCCGGTACTCCGAACTGCTCGCACCAGGCCGACGGATACTGGCCTTCGATCCCCGGGGGCGAGGGCAGATCGCCGAGGTGCACGGCGACCTCGGGACCGCGCGCCATGTCTCGGTGATCGTTCCGGGCTCCGACATCGACGTGAGCACCTTCGACCGGACCACCGACACCTACGGCACACCGTCCGGGATGGCCAAGTCGCTGCGACAGGCAGCAGGGGGCGGCACGGCGGTCGTGGCCTGGGCGGGCTACACGACACCGGTGGGCATCGGTCCCGACGCGGCCACCGGTGGGCTCGCGGAGGCCGGGGCGCCACGGCTCAGCCGGTTCGTCGCGGGACTGCACGCGGTGGGTCGGCCGGCGCCGACCGTGTTCTGCCACAGCTACGGCTCGGTCGTCTGCGGCCTGGCGGCGCCCTCCCTCATGGCTTCCGACCTGGTGGTGCTCGGCTCACCGGGAATGCGCGCGGACAGCGTCTCCGATCTGGGCACGGACGCCCGGGTATGGGCGGCCAAGGACGACAGCGACTGGATCGGCAAGGTTCCGAACGTCCGGTTCCTCGGTCTCGGACACGGCGAGGACCCCGCAGGACCCGCGTTCGGCGCCCGCCCGGTCCCGGCCCATGACGCCCACGGCCACACCGGCTATTTCGCACCGGGCACCGCTTCGCTGGCCGCCTTCGCGGACATCGCCACCGGCACCGGGATCGCCGGCAGCGGCCTCCGGGCCGACACGGACCAGGGTCACACCCGGGCACGGCAGGAGGTCGCGTCATGA
- a CDS encoding response regulator, with protein MTIRVIIVDDQAMVRAGFAALLAAQSDIDVVGEAPNGKEGVVLSRTAHPDIVLMDVRMPEMDGLAATRVLLDPPPGVVHRPKVLMLTTFDADDYIFEALRAGASGFLLKDAPPADLISAVRVVAGGDALLAPSVTRRLIAEFAERKTSSRRERSLALNGLTPRETEVLGLIARGLSNQEIADRLILAEQTVKTHIGRVLAKLGLRDRAQAVIFAYESGLVTPGER; from the coding sequence ATGACCATCCGCGTGATCATCGTCGACGACCAGGCCATGGTCCGGGCGGGGTTCGCCGCGCTCCTCGCCGCGCAGAGCGACATCGACGTCGTGGGCGAGGCGCCGAACGGCAAGGAGGGGGTCGTCCTCAGTCGCACCGCTCACCCCGACATCGTGCTGATGGATGTACGTATGCCGGAGATGGACGGACTGGCGGCCACCCGTGTCCTGCTCGACCCGCCGCCCGGAGTGGTGCACCGGCCCAAGGTCCTCATGCTCACCACGTTCGACGCGGACGACTACATCTTCGAGGCACTGCGCGCCGGCGCCTCGGGCTTCCTCCTCAAGGACGCGCCGCCCGCGGACCTGATCTCGGCGGTGCGGGTCGTCGCGGGCGGGGACGCCCTCCTCGCGCCCTCGGTGACCCGCCGGTTGATCGCGGAGTTCGCGGAGCGCAAGACCAGCTCGCGGCGTGAACGGTCCCTCGCGCTGAACGGACTCACTCCACGGGAGACCGAGGTACTGGGGCTGATCGCCCGGGGCCTGTCCAATCAGGAGATCGCCGACCGGCTCATCCTCGCGGAGCAGACGGTCAAGACGCACATCGGACGGGTCCTGGCCAAGCTGGGGCTCCGGGACAGGGCCCAAGCGGTGATCTTCGCGTACGAGTCGGGGCTCGTCACGCCCGGAGAGCGGTAG
- a CDS encoding sensor histidine kinase, translated as MSTAPPPPGPPGRTSPRTFAHRARTTARDALRDVGVALVTPTGSTEALLSQASRSWMRMIPYVVALALVSSLLPTTIGVLIRDYEVAGALAGALAVAQTAPLLLAVTRPLPAWWIIGSANVLCAVTTLDATADRPAPWLPPAIVGYAALSLALALREKRRTLVAVWLTTTVASLLLAALSAPDSQDTSVLMIVLSGAMLLVGTLIKDRREAQHKLAEQEDINEAERSHRALLEERARIARELHDVVAHHMSVITVQADSAPYRLGNLPPGVVKEFESIATGARESLGEMRRLLSVLRSEDTAGERAPQPGLDRLRHLADATVRAGVPVVLSSPEIALVRELAQLSPAVDLSAYRIVQEALANVVRHAPGALTEVLVSTDRKHLTVAVVNRPSKRPSSAPLEHGSTGHGLIGMAERVRLVGGTLDVGPLPDGGFRVAARMPVVEPGGTAPAPDRPPTAGPTSTKEQPRP; from the coding sequence ATGAGCACCGCACCCCCACCCCCAGGCCCGCCAGGGCGGACCTCACCGCGCACCTTCGCACACCGCGCCCGGACCACGGCCCGGGACGCACTGCGCGACGTCGGCGTCGCCCTCGTCACCCCGACCGGATCCACCGAGGCCCTGCTGTCCCAGGCGTCCAGGTCCTGGATGCGGATGATCCCCTACGTGGTCGCCCTGGCCCTCGTGTCGAGCCTGCTCCCCACCACCATCGGCGTCCTCATCCGCGACTACGAGGTCGCCGGAGCGCTCGCCGGTGCCCTCGCGGTCGCGCAGACGGCGCCGTTGCTCCTCGCCGTGACCAGACCGCTGCCCGCCTGGTGGATCATCGGCAGCGCGAACGTCCTCTGCGCCGTGACCACCCTCGACGCGACGGCCGACCGGCCGGCTCCCTGGCTCCCCCCGGCCATCGTCGGGTACGCGGCGCTCAGCCTCGCGCTCGCCCTGCGGGAGAAACGCCGCACCCTGGTCGCCGTCTGGCTGACGACCACGGTCGCCAGTCTGCTGCTCGCCGCGCTGAGTGCCCCGGACAGCCAGGACACCAGCGTCCTGATGATCGTCCTCAGCGGGGCGATGCTGCTGGTCGGCACGCTGATAAAGGACCGCCGCGAAGCACAGCACAAGCTCGCCGAACAGGAGGACATCAACGAAGCGGAGCGTTCCCACCGGGCCCTTCTGGAGGAACGCGCGCGTATCGCCCGCGAGTTGCACGATGTCGTGGCGCACCATATGTCGGTGATCACCGTGCAGGCCGACTCCGCCCCCTACCGGCTGGGGAACCTTCCCCCCGGCGTGGTCAAGGAATTCGAGTCCATAGCCACCGGGGCGCGGGAGTCCCTGGGCGAGATGCGCCGTCTGCTGTCGGTGCTGCGCAGCGAGGACACCGCGGGCGAGCGGGCTCCCCAGCCGGGTCTCGACCGGCTGAGACATCTGGCCGACGCCACCGTGCGCGCGGGGGTGCCGGTCGTACTGTCGTCCCCCGAGATCGCCCTCGTCAGGGAACTGGCTCAGCTGTCGCCCGCCGTGGACCTGTCGGCGTACCGCATCGTCCAGGAGGCCCTGGCCAATGTGGTGCGCCACGCCCCGGGCGCCCTCACCGAGGTACTCGTCTCCACCGACCGGAAACATCTCACCGTGGCGGTCGTCAACCGGCCCTCCAAGCGACCCTCCTCCGCTCCCTTGGAACATGGATCGACGGGGCACGGGCTGATCGGCATGGCGGAACGTGTCCGGCTGGTCGGCGGCACACTCGATGTCGGGCCGCTGCCCGACGGAGGGTTCCGTGTCGCGGCCAGGATGCCCGTCGTCGAACCGGGCGGTACCGCGCCCGCCCCCGACCGACCGCCGACCGCCGGTCCCACCAGCACCAAGGAGCAGCCTCGCCCATGA
- a CDS encoding DUF4429 domain-containing protein, with amino-acid sequence MGDVLAGFHAAWEFESDSVLIRFERGIRTPKLFQALGERRVPHEAVAAVTVTPGRRGTVVLHAVPRPGADPLMDAAAGQLKEGADPYRLVLPAERATLAEYYADELRPLIGESGTGEPPDRYLVTAPEAPLHFKAYDGKAAFDGKAVSYRWSWTGASSAKWKAGDQKFPVADLNGVEWRSPELFEGHLRLLLRDNAQQPAQADQDPAAVVFGLGYGPVHESLPFAASVLAAVRSCGPVGAVPALHAPPGRRDPADIADRIRHLGELHQAGLVTDEEFLSKKAELLAEL; translated from the coding sequence ATGGGTGATGTACTGGCCGGATTTCACGCCGCTTGGGAGTTCGAGTCCGATTCCGTGCTCATCCGCTTCGAACGGGGGATACGCACGCCCAAGCTGTTCCAGGCACTCGGGGAACGCCGGGTCCCCCACGAGGCGGTCGCCGCCGTCACAGTGACCCCCGGCAGACGCGGAACGGTCGTCCTGCACGCCGTACCGAGACCCGGCGCCGACCCGCTCATGGACGCGGCGGCGGGACAGCTCAAGGAAGGCGCCGACCCCTACCGCCTGGTCCTCCCGGCGGAACGCGCGACACTCGCCGAGTACTACGCCGACGAACTGCGGCCCCTCATCGGCGAAAGCGGCACCGGCGAACCCCCGGACCGCTACCTCGTGACCGCGCCGGAAGCCCCCCTGCACTTCAAGGCGTACGACGGCAAGGCGGCCTTCGACGGCAAAGCCGTCTCCTACCGCTGGTCATGGACCGGCGCCTCCTCCGCGAAATGGAAGGCCGGCGACCAGAAGTTCCCCGTCGCCGACCTCAACGGAGTCGAATGGCGCTCCCCCGAACTCTTCGAAGGACATCTGCGGCTGCTGCTCCGTGACAACGCCCAGCAGCCCGCCCAGGCCGACCAGGACCCGGCGGCGGTGGTGTTCGGCCTCGGTTACGGGCCCGTGCACGAGTCCCTGCCCTTCGCCGCCTCGGTACTCGCCGCCGTACGGTCGTGCGGACCGGTCGGAGCCGTCCCCGCCCTCCACGCCCCGCCAGGCCGGCGCGACCCCGCGGACATCGCGGACCGCATCCGGCACCTCGGCGAACTCCACCAGGCGGGACTGGTGACCGACGAGGAGTTCCTGTCGAAGAAGGCGGAACTGCTCGCCGAGCTGTGA